The following proteins come from a genomic window of Methanocella conradii HZ254:
- a CDS encoding S24/S26 family peptidase produces MKSDNFWISLARDVAYAFAVVGAIALALYLYAGVWPPMVSVDGLSMYPHMQDGDLIIIQGIDKAKIVTYDDAVKNGYKTFGGYGDVIVYQPFGRKDMTPVIHRAMYHINASEPMWKGSILAPNDGFITQGDNNFLYDQSSGISPNTPVRDDWILGVAKYRIPFLGYVRKILFFIP; encoded by the coding sequence ATGAAGAGCGACAACTTCTGGATATCGCTCGCCAGGGACGTCGCATACGCTTTTGCCGTTGTCGGGGCCATCGCGCTGGCGCTTTACCTGTATGCAGGGGTATGGCCGCCCATGGTGAGCGTCGACGGGCTGAGCATGTACCCTCACATGCAGGACGGCGATCTAATCATAATCCAGGGCATAGATAAGGCTAAAATCGTCACCTATGACGATGCCGTAAAGAACGGCTATAAGACGTTCGGCGGCTACGGGGACGTGATCGTATACCAGCCCTTCGGCAGGAAGGACATGACCCCGGTAATCCACCGGGCGATGTACCACATAAACGCTTCCGAGCCCATGTGGAAGGGCAGCATCCTGGCCCCAAACGATGGATTCATAACCCAGGGCGATAACAACTTCCTGTACGACCAGAGCAGCGGCATCAGCCCCAACACGCCGGTCAGGGATGACTGGATACTCGGCGTGGCCAAATACCGGATACCATTCCTGGGATACGTGAGAAAGATATTATTCTTCATACCATAA
- the pyrB gene encoding aspartate carbamoyltransferase yields MIFERRHIISTKDFSREEIDFILDRAGRLEPYARMGGLDLLKGHVVATLFFEPSTRTRLSFDTAVKRLGGATIGFDSAESTSTVKGETLSDTIKVIESYADAIVIRHPREGAARMASEISSVPVINAGDGAGHHPTQTLLDLYTMRKECRKPIEDLNVAIVGDLKYGRTVHSLAYALSLYKARLSLVSPEQLRMPESIINYLRKQGVELVETPRIDDVLADADVLYMTRIQKERFPDPSEYLKVADSYRITPDTLKGVKDDMIIMHPLPRVNEIDPAVDSTRHARYFRQAFYGVPIRMAVLSLVLGKEA; encoded by the coding sequence ATGATTTTCGAGAGAAGGCATATCATATCCACCAAGGACTTCTCAAGAGAAGAGATCGATTTCATACTGGATAGGGCGGGGCGGCTGGAGCCTTACGCCCGCATGGGAGGCCTAGACCTCCTCAAGGGCCATGTCGTGGCCACTCTCTTCTTCGAGCCATCAACCCGCACAAGGCTGTCGTTCGACACGGCGGTAAAGCGCCTGGGCGGCGCCACCATCGGGTTCGACTCGGCGGAGTCCACCTCCACTGTGAAGGGGGAGACGCTCTCAGACACCATAAAGGTCATCGAGTCATACGCGGACGCAATAGTCATTCGCCACCCCAGGGAGGGGGCGGCCAGGATGGCCTCCGAGATATCAAGCGTGCCCGTGATAAACGCGGGCGATGGGGCGGGCCACCACCCGACCCAGACGCTGCTGGACCTCTACACCATGCGGAAGGAGTGCAGGAAGCCCATAGAAGACTTAAACGTGGCCATAGTGGGCGATCTTAAGTATGGGAGGACCGTGCACTCCCTGGCATACGCCCTGTCCCTCTATAAGGCCAGGCTGAGCCTCGTGTCGCCCGAACAGCTCCGGATGCCCGAGAGCATAATAAACTATTTGAGAAAGCAGGGGGTGGAGCTTGTAGAGACGCCGCGCATCGACGACGTGCTCGCTGACGCGGACGTGCTGTACATGACCAGGATCCAGAAGGAGAGGTTCCCCGACCCGTCCGAGTACCTCAAGGTGGCGGACAGCTATCGCATCACCCCGGACACGCTTAAGGGCGTGAAGGACGACATGATAATAATGCACCCATTGCCAAGGGTTAACGAGATAGACCCGGCCGTGGACTCGACGAGGCACGCCAGGTACTTCAGGCAGGCGTTCTACGGCGTCCCCATAAGGATGGCCGTGCTCTCGCTGGTGCTGGGAAAGGAGGCGTGA
- the pyrI gene encoding aspartate carbamoyltransferase regulatory subunit, with translation MASKERELRVKPINNGTVIDHIEAGQALNVLKILGIGGHTRHVVSVLMNVPSGAMVAKDVVKVEDRELEPEEVDTIALIAPRATINIIRNYEVVEKFRVAMPRNVIGIIRCGNPNCISNSNEPVSSRFVVESMDPVLLRCSYCEFVLDKNIADHLL, from the coding sequence ATGGCTTCTAAAGAGCGTGAGCTCAGGGTCAAGCCCATCAACAATGGAACGGTTATAGACCACATCGAGGCGGGGCAGGCGCTCAACGTGCTCAAGATCCTTGGCATCGGTGGCCACACCAGGCACGTGGTCAGCGTCCTCATGAACGTCCCGAGCGGGGCGATGGTGGCGAAGGACGTGGTCAAGGTCGAGGACAGGGAGCTAGAGCCGGAGGAGGTAGACACCATAGCCTTAATTGCGCCTCGCGCCACCATCAACATAATAAGGAATTATGAAGTGGTCGAAAAGTTCAGGGTGGCCATGCCCAGGAACGTCATTGGAATCATAAGATGCGGCAACCCTAACTGTATCTCCAACAGCAACGAGCCGGTGAGCTCCAGGTTCGTCGTCGAGTCGATGGACCCCGTGCTGTTGAGGTGCTCCTATTGCGAGTTCGTGCTTGACAAGAACATAGCCGACCACCTGTTATAA